The Culex pipiens pallens isolate TS chromosome 2, TS_CPP_V2, whole genome shotgun sequence DNA window TTcgttttggtcagagtcgaggtacacaagcttaaaaatttagaataaataaatgataattaataaaaataaataaaccgtaataaatttaaatagtaATAATAATGATTAAAAACTCAACTGCTTCATTTCTGATAGAAATCACTTACAAGGTTTagtcaattatttaaaaatatgatttttcggTTGGATTGATATGCTTAAATCTAACAATGTCATGATGAACCTAATAAAATGGACACTCTATCGGAATCAAAGTTTGATATCCAAGTCTCTTTCACCCAAGAGATCACGTGGATCTCCACATATGGCACAATTTGCACTCGGCTCAGCAGGCCACTTTGATCTTCGCCAACGGACCTGGCGGCACCGGGTAGCTTGTAATTTTCAACTCTGACATTTCCTCTTCTGACACCTCGTCTTTCTCCGCAACCACACATCGCAGTCAGTCAGTGGTGACGGAATGTCGTCGGATGACGAGCACTACCAGCTGCTGCAGACGGCCAAATTTTCGATTAGGTCACCGCGGGCTCGCGTTGCGAAACGCGTCCAGCAGGAGCTCGTTCGGGCCGGTGAAAGGCGTCAGCGGCGCGCCCCGGCTGGGAAGATGCCGGTCATGCGGCCACGACGACCCGCGCAGGAAGCCCACAAGTACCTCCCGCAGTGCGACCAAGTTATGCAGAACGCGGTGGACTTGTACATTGCCAGGTAATGCCAATAGAGACTGCTGCGGTTCCCGATTTGGTCACGTTGATcggttttcttttgttttgacAGCCAACTTCAGCGCAGTGCCGTGATGGATCAGCGCCAGTACGACGAGGTGGTTCGAGGGTTGACGGTGGCATTTTTCCAGCAGCCACCGTCCGTTCAGACGCAATACTTGAAGGCTTCAGTTTTGCCCCCACCGCGCACCTCGCCACCATGCTCGGATCCTTTCCTATTGTTCCTGGAACTGCACCGGAAGCAGACACAATTCGATCGCCATCTCAGAGACTCCGGAAGTAACATAGACATCGGCACCGCCGCCATCAGCGCGGAACGTGCGGAAACCGGGGAAGGACCGGACGAAACGCGACTTCACCTTCTATCCTGGAAGACCTTCGTGGCGGATGCTCGAACTCTCTGGCGGCAGATGCGTCCCGACCTGAAGCTTCCGTTTTACGTTCAGGCCTATGTGGGAACGCATTTTCCGGAAAGTATGGACGCTGCGATTTGAATGCGTGGTTGATTCGAACAGCCCGACGAATTCCGATGTTCATTAGACACAATCAGCGACTGCTGCTCGACGTGGAATGTTATGTAAATCATCGATCCAATGGCATACATTTGGCGTGTGAATAGAGTTGAATCAATGTTATCTGTAGTTTTCAGTTggaaataaatttatgaatgaaTAAAGGTATCAAAAAACAGATACCGAACGACtcggattttttctcaaataataaAGTTAAAAGTGTGTCCTTTCAAATGCTTTGTTTAGTTTGGTTCCAAAAATGTGccagtttgaaatttgaaaataagctcaaaatcattttaaatgagTACTCCTTAAAAGAGGCTCAAACGTATTGCTGTCTTCGgcagaaatatgaaattttatgttactCTTAACTCTTGATAACTATGTAGGCcgcaaaaatgctaacatttttaattatcaccaaaaattatattttcgactattatttccaaaaatgtttttttttctgtaggtGTAGGTAATTTGGCATCTTCGACAAACCTTTATTAATATTTCTCCTATGCAACTTTGCTCTAAAACGTCATCGAACAGAGTTag harbors:
- the LOC120413549 gene encoding uncharacterized protein LOC120413549; its protein translation is MAQFALGSAGHFDLRQRTWRHRSVSGDGMSSDDEHYQLLQTAKFSIRSPRARVAKRVQQELVRAGERRQRRAPAGKMPVMRPRRPAQEAHKYLPQCDQVMQNAVDLYIASQLQRSAVMDQRQYDEVVRGLTVAFFQQPPSVQTQYLKASVLPPPRTSPPCSDPFLLFLELHRKQTQFDRHLRDSGSNIDIGTAAISAERAETGEGPDETRLHLLSWKTFVADARTLWRQMRPDLKLPFYVQAYVGTHFPESMDAAI